The Agromyces sp. LHK192 genome includes a window with the following:
- a CDS encoding GPP34 family phosphoprotein, with product MTDQAGHDATTTRYGVADDLLLLLFQPASGTVSGENTLFYVLAGAVLTDLALEDAVAVDDRGARGTVVAAAGDTAPDDELLLPMWEYLADKSRGVQTALAAIGPRLREPVLDRLVARGDLRRERGRVLGFIPTETIELGDTGRREQLVAAVRATLVDGAEPTARTAALAALLSASGALPTLHREIPWGSAVATRAKELERGDFGADAAAQAVTRTMTAVVVNAVIAAGVVSGR from the coding sequence ATGACCGACCAGGCCGGACACGACGCGACGACCACCCGATACGGCGTCGCCGACGACCTCCTCCTGCTCCTCTTCCAGCCGGCGTCCGGAACCGTCTCCGGCGAGAACACGCTGTTCTACGTGCTCGCGGGGGCGGTGCTCACCGACCTCGCGCTCGAGGACGCGGTGGCGGTCGACGACCGCGGCGCCCGGGGCACCGTCGTCGCGGCAGCGGGCGACACCGCACCCGACGACGAACTCCTGCTCCCGATGTGGGAGTACCTGGCCGACAAGTCGCGCGGCGTGCAGACCGCACTCGCCGCGATCGGCCCGCGCCTGCGCGAACCCGTGCTCGACCGGCTCGTCGCCCGCGGCGACCTGCGGCGCGAGCGCGGCAGGGTGCTCGGGTTCATCCCGACCGAGACGATCGAACTCGGCGACACCGGCCGGCGCGAGCAGTTGGTCGCCGCCGTCCGGGCGACCCTCGTCGACGGCGCCGAGCCGACCGCGCGCACCGCGGCGCTCGCCGCCCTGCTCTCGGCGAGCGGCGCGCTGCCGACGCTGCACCGCGAGATCCCCTGGGGGTCTGCCGTCGCCACCCGCGCGAAGGAACTCGAGCGCGGCGACTTCGGCGCGGATGCCGCGGCGCAGGCCGTCACCCGCACGATGACCGCCGTCGTCGTCAACGCCGTGATCGCCGCGGGGGTCGTGTCGGGCCGCTGA
- a CDS encoding serine hydrolase: MTTGLKDLLERHLERGTIPGAVAILAPADGESEVVAVGASAIEGPPITPDAIFRIQSMTKAITAVAALRLVEAGRVGLDDALDEWMPELRGRRVLTSPTAPLDDTVPARRSITLRHLLTNTSGYGGIVVDSPLQRAMEDNGTAADAEPVALGAGEWLARLAELPLAFQPGEGWRYHHSFGILGILISRITGRPTGDHLAEDLFGPLGMVDTGFWTPADQAHRLPAAYRHEGGGLVETEPAGGGFYAGTPPFDVDHAELVSTATDYLRFLRMLALGGTVDGERMLSAEHLAAMTGDQAPARVKTDDSFYPGFWDGMGWGFGVGVQTSGPRAGRYGWSGGQGTDFFVEPDGTIAILLTQVELDGPMFPLLDEFQDVVGE, encoded by the coding sequence ATGACCACCGGGCTGAAGGACCTGCTGGAGCGGCACCTCGAGCGCGGGACCATCCCCGGCGCGGTTGCGATCCTCGCGCCGGCCGACGGCGAGAGCGAGGTCGTCGCGGTCGGCGCGAGTGCGATCGAGGGCCCGCCGATCACGCCCGATGCGATCTTCCGCATCCAGTCGATGACGAAGGCCATCACCGCGGTGGCGGCGCTCCGGCTCGTCGAAGCCGGTCGCGTCGGCCTGGACGACGCGCTCGACGAGTGGATGCCCGAGCTGCGCGGCCGACGGGTGCTCACCTCGCCGACCGCGCCGCTCGACGACACGGTGCCGGCGCGACGGTCGATCACGCTGCGGCACCTGCTCACGAACACGAGCGGGTACGGCGGCATCGTGGTCGACTCGCCGCTGCAGCGCGCGATGGAGGACAACGGAACCGCAGCGGATGCCGAGCCGGTCGCGCTGGGCGCCGGCGAGTGGCTGGCCCGCCTCGCGGAGCTGCCGCTCGCCTTCCAGCCGGGGGAGGGTTGGCGGTACCACCACTCGTTCGGCATCCTCGGCATCCTCATCTCCAGGATCACCGGCCGGCCGACCGGCGACCACCTCGCCGAAGACCTGTTCGGTCCGCTCGGCATGGTCGACACGGGATTCTGGACTCCCGCCGATCAGGCGCACCGGCTGCCCGCCGCGTACCGTCACGAAGGCGGCGGGCTCGTCGAGACCGAGCCCGCCGGGGGCGGGTTCTACGCGGGCACTCCACCGTTCGACGTCGACCACGCCGAGCTCGTGTCGACGGCGACGGACTACCTCCGATTCCTGCGGATGCTCGCGCTCGGCGGCACGGTGGACGGTGAGCGAATGCTCTCGGCCGAACACCTCGCGGCGATGACCGGCGACCAGGCCCCCGCCCGGGTGAAGACGGACGACAGCTTCTACCCCGGGTTCTGGGACGGCATGGGCTGGGGCTTCGGGGTCGGGGTGCAGACCTCGGGGCCGCGCGCGGGCAGGTACGGCTGGTCGGGCGGGCAGGGCACCGACTTCTTCGTCGAACCCGACGGCACGATCGCGATCCTGCTCACCCAGGTCGAGCTCGACGGGCCGATGTTCCCGCTCCTCGACGAGTTCCAGGACGTCGTCGGGGAGTGA
- a CDS encoding PadR family transcriptional regulator, which yields MADSGAQLAKLEQDLRKGVLVLAVLSQLRTKQYGYSLRQALGRRGMPIEEGTLYPLLRRLESQGLLASEWHAEDGPPRRYYELSAEGTLLFHELTSAWGSLASVMDRLLSEED from the coding sequence ATGGCAGATAGCGGCGCACAGCTCGCCAAGCTGGAGCAGGACCTCCGCAAGGGCGTCCTCGTGCTCGCCGTGCTCTCCCAACTGCGCACGAAGCAGTACGGCTACTCCCTCCGGCAGGCGCTCGGCAGGCGCGGGATGCCGATCGAGGAGGGGACGCTCTATCCGCTGCTGCGGCGCCTCGAGAGCCAGGGACTCCTGGCCTCCGAGTGGCACGCGGAGGACGGTCCGCCGCGCCGCTATTACGAACTCAGCGCGGAGGGCACTCTGCTCTTCCATGAGCTGACCTCCGCGTGGGGGTCGTTGGCGTCGGTCATGGACCGGCTTCTGAGCGAGGAGGACTGA
- a CDS encoding GntR family transcriptional regulator, which yields MQSTSKACAIYCMPIPRTVPGVDRSLLRDDVFRRLRDAIVDGTFLPGEQLRDGELAEWLGVSRTPVREALLRLGASGLVVAKPGRSTTVSTIDPKAVRDAKDVVAAMHVLAVREMAGNATEAQIERMTDANRRFAEALLSGDLAAALDADEDFHRVPVTALGNAAIASVLDQFGPVVRRAERGRFAADGRASLERHEQLITLLVAGDVEGASDLTFETWHSLSDEAEQAPQRS from the coding sequence TTGCAATCGACGTCGAAGGCGTGCGCAATATATTGCATGCCTATTCCTCGCACGGTCCCGGGCGTGGATCGCTCACTCCTCCGCGACGACGTCTTCCGCCGACTGCGCGACGCCATCGTCGACGGCACGTTCCTGCCTGGGGAGCAACTGAGGGACGGAGAGCTCGCCGAGTGGCTCGGGGTGAGCCGGACCCCGGTGCGCGAAGCGCTGCTGCGCCTGGGAGCCAGCGGACTGGTCGTCGCCAAGCCCGGTCGATCCACGACCGTGAGCACGATCGACCCCAAGGCGGTGCGCGACGCGAAGGACGTGGTCGCCGCCATGCATGTGCTCGCCGTCCGCGAGATGGCCGGGAACGCCACAGAAGCCCAGATCGAGCGGATGACGGACGCGAACCGGCGCTTCGCCGAGGCGTTGCTCAGCGGCGACCTCGCCGCAGCCCTTGACGCCGACGAGGACTTCCATCGGGTGCCGGTGACAGCGCTCGGCAATGCGGCGATCGCCTCCGTGCTCGACCAGTTCGGACCCGTCGTCCGCCGTGCGGAGCGTGGACGGTTCGCCGCCGACGGTCGGGCCTCGTTGGAACGCCACGAACAGCTCATCACGCTCCTGGTCGCGGGCGACGTCGAGGGGGCGTCGGATCTGACCTTCGAGACCTGGCACAGCCTGTCCGACGAGGCGGAGCAGGCGCCGCAGCGGAGCTGA
- a CDS encoding TetR/AcrR family transcriptional regulator has protein sequence MASSTESRRTRKRPEERREEIVEAAATIALGEGLERVTLRAVADRLGVRPGLITHYYPAAEDLVTEAFGRAASVERERFFPHDGTPVERLARFLHHVESGASAPLAQLWLNARHLARFSPALAGVLEEQDALDRERLTAIIAAGGAAGDFDVADAEVASIRILLAIDGSGSYVNSGDEIDHPVRRSFAADVAEWSLGLPVGSLAWAVQRG, from the coding sequence ATGGCGTCAAGCACGGAATCGCGCCGGACGCGGAAGCGGCCCGAGGAGCGGCGCGAGGAGATCGTCGAAGCGGCCGCGACCATCGCGCTCGGCGAGGGCCTCGAACGCGTCACGCTGCGGGCCGTCGCCGACCGGCTCGGCGTGCGGCCCGGCCTGATCACGCACTACTACCCGGCCGCCGAAGACCTCGTCACCGAAGCCTTCGGGCGCGCGGCATCGGTCGAACGGGAACGCTTCTTCCCGCATGACGGCACACCCGTCGAGCGACTCGCCCGGTTCCTCCACCACGTCGAGAGCGGCGCATCGGCGCCCCTTGCGCAACTCTGGCTCAACGCGCGCCACCTCGCGCGGTTCAGCCCGGCGCTCGCGGGCGTCCTCGAGGAGCAGGACGCTCTCGACCGCGAGCGGCTCACTGCGATCATCGCCGCGGGCGGGGCGGCCGGCGACTTCGACGTGGCCGACGCCGAGGTCGCGAGCATCCGCATCCTCCTCGCCATCGACGGCAGCGGCTCGTACGTGAACAGCGGCGACGAGATCGATCACCCCGTCCGCCGAAGCTTCGCGGCCGACGTCGCCGAGTGGTCGCTCGGCCTGCCCGTCGGCAGCCTCGCTTGGGCTGTTCAGCGGGGGTGA
- a CDS encoding iron chaperone, translating into MTGPATIDEYLATVPPEVAERLQRIREVIEAEVPDPEERIRYGMPAVMLGGRYALHFAGWKKHIGIYPVPTLDELLESEVAPHRTEKDSVVFPHSAPVPYDLIGRITAAIVARRKASTASTGR; encoded by the coding sequence ATGACCGGTCCAGCGACGATCGACGAGTACCTCGCAACCGTTCCTCCCGAGGTGGCGGAGCGCCTGCAGCGCATCCGCGAGGTGATCGAGGCGGAAGTCCCCGATCCCGAGGAGCGGATCCGGTACGGGATGCCGGCCGTCATGCTCGGCGGCCGGTACGCCCTGCACTTCGCCGGCTGGAAGAAGCACATCGGCATCTATCCGGTGCCGACCCTCGACGAACTCCTCGAGTCGGAGGTCGCGCCGCACCGCACGGAGAAGGACTCGGTCGTGTTCCCGCACTCCGCCCCCGTGCCCTACGACCTGATCGGTCGGATCACCGCCGCGATCGTGGCGCGACGGAAGGCGAGCACCGCGTCCACCGGAAGGTAG
- a CDS encoding small multidrug efflux protein gives MNLIEALQDLMSQVPLLVQPLIVAAAAAIPFVEGELASVLGVWAGLNPFVAFAAAVTGNFLSVFVVVVFGARIRAAIVAARARRRAPERVPAMVGASGSDAAPLVEPDQPEASATSAKAESKGRQRFRRFLVRFGVPGASILGPLALPTQITSAMLVASGVSKGWILLWQAVAIVLWTAFTTAVSVGVITLVAG, from the coding sequence GTGAACCTCATCGAGGCACTCCAAGACCTCATGTCCCAAGTCCCCCTGCTCGTGCAGCCGCTGATCGTGGCCGCCGCAGCAGCCATCCCGTTCGTCGAGGGCGAGCTCGCGTCGGTGCTCGGCGTCTGGGCGGGCCTGAACCCGTTCGTCGCCTTCGCGGCAGCCGTCACGGGCAACTTCCTCTCCGTCTTCGTCGTCGTCGTGTTCGGGGCGCGCATCCGCGCCGCCATCGTCGCGGCGCGGGCGCGTCGCCGAGCGCCGGAACGCGTCCCGGCGATGGTCGGCGCGAGCGGGTCGGATGCCGCTCCACTCGTCGAGCCGGATCAGCCCGAGGCATCCGCGACGTCGGCGAAGGCCGAATCGAAGGGCCGCCAGCGCTTCCGCCGCTTCCTGGTCCGCTTCGGCGTGCCCGGGGCGAGCATCCTCGGCCCGCTCGCGCTGCCGACGCAGATCACCTCGGCGATGCTCGTCGCCTCCGGCGTCTCGAAGGGCTGGATCCTGCTCTGGCAGGCCGTCGCGATCGTCCTGTGGACCGCGTTCACGACCGCCGTGAGCGTCGGGGTCATCACACTGGTCGCGGGCTGA
- a CDS encoding cytosine permease — translation MSTTTEELADVATRPETRGIELIADGERHGRARDLFLVWAAPGVSILNFTVGATLILLGLELWQAFAVILASALLWVFPGVIAASGPAAGTSGSVVTRAMYGIHGNKVFVAFVGWFIGAVFLSLTWLASSFMGSVLLAQVGISDPVWVPIGVTIVVSAATILVAIFGHGLILRVYPYLAAALFAIFLVVAAFILPTADWRYAAPEPLSGVPLWSAITIGFTILASTPLSFINSPDIARYLPRSTKPSHIAAATALGGALPFAVFTGVGALLATGLSADGFAAGIDVALFTMLPAWLGPMLVIGVIINTIALNAMTAYTSSMALQAIGLPLRRIPAAIIVGVVGTALTIYLVLSSSLLEAANLMLQFLVVVSGPAMAIFTVDVLLRRFAYDGIDLFDERPGGRFWYTGGWGFAGLIALLLGAVATAVCLATDVWAGPVAESTGFIDLSVPIGMIVAAVAYALLLRTPLAKGGRP, via the coding sequence ATGTCCACGACCACCGAGGAACTCGCCGACGTCGCCACGCGCCCCGAGACGCGCGGCATCGAGCTCATCGCCGACGGCGAGCGCCACGGTCGCGCCCGCGACCTCTTCCTCGTCTGGGCGGCGCCCGGGGTGAGCATCCTGAACTTCACGGTCGGAGCGACCCTCATCCTGCTCGGACTCGAACTCTGGCAGGCCTTCGCCGTCATCCTGGCGTCGGCACTGCTGTGGGTCTTCCCCGGCGTCATCGCCGCGAGCGGACCGGCAGCCGGCACCTCGGGTTCGGTCGTCACGCGGGCGATGTACGGCATCCACGGCAACAAGGTGTTCGTCGCCTTCGTCGGCTGGTTCATCGGCGCCGTGTTCCTGTCGCTCACCTGGCTCGCCTCGTCGTTCATGGGATCGGTGCTGCTCGCCCAGGTCGGCATCTCCGATCCCGTCTGGGTGCCGATCGGCGTGACGATCGTCGTCTCGGCGGCCACGATCCTGGTCGCGATCTTCGGCCACGGCCTGATCCTGCGCGTCTACCCATACCTGGCGGCGGCCCTCTTCGCGATCTTCCTCGTCGTCGCCGCGTTCATCCTCCCGACCGCCGACTGGCGGTACGCGGCGCCCGAACCGCTGTCCGGAGTGCCGCTGTGGTCGGCGATCACGATCGGCTTCACGATCCTCGCCTCCACGCCGTTGTCGTTCATCAACAGCCCCGACATCGCCCGTTACCTGCCGCGCTCGACCAAGCCCTCGCACATCGCCGCCGCGACGGCGCTCGGCGGCGCGCTGCCGTTCGCGGTCTTCACCGGGGTCGGCGCCCTCCTGGCCACGGGCCTCAGCGCCGACGGCTTCGCCGCGGGCATCGACGTCGCCCTGTTCACGATGCTGCCCGCGTGGCTGGGCCCGATGCTCGTCATCGGCGTGATCATCAACACGATCGCCCTGAACGCGATGACCGCGTACACCTCGAGCATGGCGCTGCAGGCGATCGGACTCCCCCTGCGGCGCATCCCCGCCGCGATCATCGTCGGCGTCGTCGGCACCGCGCTGACCATCTACCTCGTGCTCTCGTCGAGCCTGCTCGAGGCGGCGAACCTCATGCTCCAGTTCCTCGTCGTGGTGTCGGGCCCGGCGATGGCGATCTTCACCGTCGACGTGCTCCTCCGCCGCTTCGCCTACGACGGGATCGACCTGTTCGACGAGCGACCCGGCGGCCGCTTCTGGTACACGGGCGGCTGGGGCTTCGCGGGCCTGATCGCCCTCCTGCTCGGCGCGGTCGCGACCGCGGTCTGCCTCGCGACGGATGTCTGGGCCGGGCCGGTCGCCGAGTCGACCGGCTTCATCGACCTGTCGGTGCCGATCGGGATGATCGTGGCCGCGGTCGCGTACGCACTGCTGTTGCGCACCCCGCTCGCGAAGGGAGGCCGGCCGTGA
- a CDS encoding alpha/beta fold hydrolase: MSTNGEITNVVLVHGAFADGSGWRRVYDLLTARGYRVSIVQNPLTSLADDVAATTRVLDLQDGPAILVGHSWGGTVITEAGVHPNVAGLVYVSALAPDAGETTSQQYEGFAETPEFVIDVGEDGYGFLRRDRFHAGFAADLSEADAAFLADSQVPINMDVFDSVVSAAAWRDKPSWAVIATEDRAFDQAMLQHMAGRIGADITNVTGSHALFITQADTVADVIVTAAKSAARESAEAVVS; this comes from the coding sequence ATGTCGACCAACGGAGAGATCACGAACGTCGTCCTCGTGCACGGAGCATTCGCCGACGGATCCGGCTGGCGCCGGGTCTACGACCTGCTCACCGCCCGGGGCTACCGCGTCTCGATCGTGCAGAACCCGCTCACCTCTCTCGCCGACGACGTCGCCGCGACCACCCGCGTGCTGGACCTGCAGGACGGCCCGGCCATCCTCGTCGGCCACTCCTGGGGCGGCACCGTCATCACCGAGGCGGGCGTGCATCCGAACGTCGCGGGCCTGGTCTACGTATCGGCGCTCGCGCCGGACGCCGGCGAGACCACCTCGCAGCAGTACGAGGGATTCGCCGAGACCCCCGAGTTCGTCATCGACGTCGGCGAGGACGGCTACGGATTCCTGCGCCGCGACAGGTTCCACGCCGGCTTCGCCGCCGATCTGAGCGAGGCGGACGCCGCATTCCTGGCCGACAGCCAGGTGCCGATCAACATGGACGTCTTCGACTCCGTCGTGAGCGCCGCCGCGTGGCGGGACAAGCCCAGCTGGGCTGTCATCGCCACCGAAGACCGGGCGTTCGACCAGGCGATGCTGCAGCACATGGCCGGCCGCATCGGCGCCGACATCACGAATGTCACCGGCAGTCACGCCCTGTTCATCACGCAGGCGGACACCGTCGCCGACGTCATCGTCACCGCCGCGAAGTCGGCCGCCCGGGAATCCGCCGAGGCCGTCGTCAGCTGA
- a CDS encoding trimeric intracellular cation channel family protein codes for MSITTFQVALWVELLAAGLGGLQGALFAADTRHRRIDVLGVLVIGLIVALGGSLLRDVVLNQPPVVIWMNWYLVVAGGSALIGMTLQPLIAHAGWLITLLDAVVMGLFGAIGATKALSLGVGEVGALVVGVVGAIGGGMLRDIVLSIPVSFLRVGTLYAVAAGSGVGVLVLLVEFGVAVLIASTICVAVTTVVRVAAVVFDWKFPEQRSLHRPRRRSPA; via the coding sequence ATGTCGATCACGACATTCCAGGTTGCGCTGTGGGTCGAGTTGCTCGCCGCCGGACTCGGCGGGCTGCAAGGCGCGCTCTTCGCCGCCGACACGCGCCACCGACGCATCGATGTCCTCGGCGTGCTGGTCATCGGACTGATCGTCGCGCTCGGCGGGAGCCTGCTGCGCGACGTCGTCCTGAACCAGCCGCCCGTGGTCATCTGGATGAACTGGTACCTGGTCGTCGCCGGCGGCTCCGCCCTGATCGGGATGACGCTCCAACCCCTGATCGCTCACGCCGGATGGCTGATCACCCTGCTCGACGCCGTCGTGATGGGGCTGTTCGGCGCGATCGGCGCGACCAAGGCCCTCTCCCTCGGTGTCGGAGAGGTGGGCGCGCTCGTCGTCGGCGTGGTCGGAGCGATCGGCGGGGGGATGCTCCGCGACATCGTGCTCAGCATCCCCGTCTCGTTCCTCCGGGTCGGCACCCTCTACGCGGTTGCAGCCGGCTCCGGGGTCGGGGTCCTGGTGCTGCTCGTGGAGTTCGGAGTCGCTGTGCTCATCGCCTCGACCATCTGCGTCGCGGTCACCACCGTCGTCCGGGTCGCCGCGGTCGTCTTCGACTGGAAGTTCCCCGAACAGCGATCACTCCACCGACCGCGGCGACGCTCGCCCGCCTGA
- a CDS encoding TetR/AcrR family transcriptional regulator, translated as MTIGTRERILDAAKEITREALERPSVRAVAARAGVGASTLRHYFPTQRALIDAVLTDIYAEAMPDARIHDTSVPPRERLRESLWALLEPFTTETQARETWQTIYEAFISPESTDEARTGYLVLIRQAELRVESWLAILEAEGALAPGDTRERTRFLMAVIDGLSLDRAILPASERLKFEASTLTMAIDAVFGGPEH; from the coding sequence GTGACCATCGGCACTCGCGAGCGCATCCTCGACGCGGCGAAGGAGATCACGCGCGAAGCGCTCGAGCGACCCAGCGTGCGCGCCGTCGCGGCGCGGGCCGGCGTCGGTGCGAGCACCCTTCGCCACTACTTCCCGACGCAACGCGCGCTCATCGACGCGGTGCTCACCGACATCTACGCGGAGGCGATGCCCGACGCCAGGATCCACGACACGTCGGTTCCGCCTCGCGAACGGCTCCGAGAGAGCCTGTGGGCCCTCCTCGAACCGTTCACAACGGAAACCCAGGCGCGAGAGACCTGGCAGACGATCTACGAGGCGTTCATCTCCCCGGAATCGACCGACGAGGCGCGGACGGGATACCTCGTGCTCATCCGGCAGGCCGAGCTCCGCGTCGAGTCCTGGCTCGCGATCCTCGAAGCGGAGGGAGCGCTCGCGCCGGGCGACACCCGGGAACGCACCCGCTTTCTCATGGCCGTCATCGACGGGCTCTCGCTCGACCGCGCGATCCTCCCCGCGTCCGAGCGCCTGAAGTTCGAGGCGTCCACGCTCACGATGGCGATCGACGCCGTCTTCGGCGGCCCAGAGCACTGA
- a CDS encoding amidohydrolase yields MSTLYVGRVFTADAEHPWAEAFAIDGDTISFVGRPADAPRTDRVVDLAGSIALPGFTDAHTHVLHLGNALGDVALTDARSLDEIQGRLREARAADPTATALRGRGWLFDSVPGGRPTRWMIDEAVADVPVYLDANDFHSCWVNSAALTELGITRDTPDPLGGSIGRDDDGEPNGMLFETAATNFAWAHRDRTTTDADRDLAVERVLAAYAAAGVTGAIDMGLDELGLAALQRAQAKRGGDLPLRVSGHWLVANTGDPDANLTQVARAAELAADPATPWLRVIGIKLVLDGVIDACTAAMRHPYADGSNAEPIWPLDALKPVVAAADAAGLQIAQHAIGDFASEIALDAIEHAVAVNGDRPRRHRIEHLEYAAPGTAERMARLGVTASMQPVHADPAIFANWAEMLGDDRVDRAFPWPEYEDAGALLAFSTDAPTAPHDPLANLYVASTRASALDPTVPATHPKYALPLERALGHATRDAAASVGDGAWRGRIAPGYAADVVIVDTDPFTEGEGALLTARVLETIVAGRVQFAADAGPTSG; encoded by the coding sequence GTGAGCACGCTGTACGTGGGCCGCGTCTTCACGGCCGACGCCGAGCACCCGTGGGCCGAGGCGTTCGCGATCGACGGCGACACGATCTCGTTCGTCGGCCGCCCCGCCGACGCACCGCGCACCGATCGGGTCGTCGACCTCGCCGGCTCGATCGCCCTGCCCGGGTTCACCGACGCGCACACCCACGTGCTCCACCTGGGCAACGCCCTCGGCGACGTCGCACTCACCGATGCGCGGTCGCTCGACGAGATCCAGGGCCGCCTGCGCGAGGCCAGGGCCGCCGATCCGACGGCGACCGCGCTGCGCGGGCGCGGGTGGCTCTTCGACTCGGTCCCCGGGGGACGGCCGACGAGGTGGATGATCGACGAGGCCGTGGCCGACGTACCGGTCTACCTCGACGCGAACGACTTCCACTCGTGCTGGGTGAACAGCGCCGCGCTCACCGAGCTCGGCATCACCCGCGACACCCCCGACCCCCTCGGCGGCTCGATCGGCCGCGACGATGACGGAGAGCCGAACGGCATGCTCTTCGAGACCGCGGCGACGAACTTCGCGTGGGCCCACCGCGACCGGACCACGACCGACGCCGACCGCGACCTGGCCGTCGAGCGCGTGCTCGCCGCCTACGCGGCGGCCGGGGTCACCGGTGCGATCGACATGGGGCTCGACGAGCTCGGACTCGCCGCACTCCAGCGCGCGCAGGCGAAGCGGGGCGGCGACCTGCCCCTCCGCGTCTCGGGGCACTGGCTCGTCGCGAACACCGGCGACCCCGACGCGAACCTCACCCAGGTCGCGCGCGCCGCCGAACTCGCCGCCGATCCCGCGACACCGTGGTTGAGGGTCATCGGCATCAAGCTGGTGCTCGACGGCGTCATCGACGCCTGCACCGCGGCGATGCGGCATCCCTACGCCGACGGCAGCAACGCCGAGCCGATCTGGCCGCTCGACGCGCTGAAGCCGGTGGTCGCCGCCGCGGATGCCGCAGGCCTCCAGATCGCCCAGCACGCGATCGGCGACTTCGCGAGCGAGATCGCGCTCGACGCGATCGAGCACGCGGTGGCCGTCAACGGCGACCGCCCGCGCCGGCACCGCATCGAGCACCTCGAGTACGCCGCGCCCGGCACCGCCGAACGGATGGCGCGCCTCGGGGTCACGGCCTCGATGCAGCCCGTGCACGCCGACCCCGCGATCTTCGCGAACTGGGCCGAGATGCTCGGCGACGACCGAGTGGACCGGGCGTTCCCCTGGCCCGAGTACGAGGACGCCGGTGCGCTGCTCGCCTTCTCGACCGACGCCCCCACCGCGCCCCACGACCCGCTCGCGAACCTGTACGTCGCTTCGACCCGGGCCTCGGCTCTCGACCCGACGGTCCCCGCGACGCATCCCAAGTACGCGCTGCCGCTCGAGCGCGCACTCGGCCACGCCACCCGCGACGCGGCGGCATCGGTCGGCGATGGCGCGTGGCGGGGACGCATCGCCCCCGGGTACGCCGCCGACGTCGTCATCGTCGACACCGACCCGTTCACCGAAGGCGAGGGGGCGCTGCTGACGGCCCGCGTCCTCGAGACCATCGTCGCCGGTCGGGTGCAGTTCGCGGCCGACGCCGGGCCGACGAGCGGGTAG